The nucleotide sequence CCTCAAGATTTCCGCCTCCTCCGACGGATCGTCCTCGATCGCATCGAGCGCGGCGCGATAGGCGATTGCGCGTGCCCGCGCGACCTCCTGGCCGACGGGATCGTCGTCCTTGAGTCCGAACGCCAGGATCAGCGGCCGCAGCGTCAGGCCTTGCACGAGCAGCGAGCCGAGCACGACCGCGAATGCGATGAAGACGATGAAATCGCGATAGGGAAAGCTCTCCGGCAGGGCGAAGGCGGTGGCGAGCGTCACGAGGCCGCGCATGCCGCACCATGAGATGACGAGGCCGCCCTTGGGACTGGCGACCGCCTTCGGATCCTTCGGACAATAGATCCCGTGCGCGATCAGCGCGCGCAGCGTCGCGCCGTAGAACATCACCCAGGCGAGCCGCACGAGGATCACCGTGAGCAGGATCCAGGCTGCCGCCACGCAATATTCCCAGCGTACGTCCTGGTCGAGCCGCGACCAGATCGGACGCATCTGCATGCCGATCAGCATGAAGGCGAGCACGTTGAGCACGAACACCGCCGTGTCCCACACGGCATAGGACGGCACCCGCAGCCGCGCCGGCATGCGCGCCGGCGCGGTGCGCGCGATCGTGATGGCATAGACGACGATGGTGAGGATGCCGGAGAGGCCGAGATGCTCGGCGGCGATCCAGATCAGGAAGGTGGTAGCGAACTGCACGATGATCGCGCTTGGCGCCTCCGTCACCCGCTCCAGGAACAACGGGATGATGCGGGCTGCGAGATAGCCGGCGGCGACACTGCCGATCAATGCCAGCGCGATGATCGGCGTCACCTCGCTCCACTTCAGGTGCTCCATGGCGACCGCGCCGACCGCGATGCGATAGATCAAGAGCGCGCTCGCGTCGTTGAGCAGGCTTTCGCCCTCCAGCACTTTCACCATCCGGTAGGGCAGCTTCACCTGGCTCAGGATCGCGACCGCGGCCGCGGCATCAGGCGGCGCCACGATCGCGCCGAGCGCAACGGCGGCGGCCCAAGGCATGTCAGGCATCAACCGGTGTGCAACGAATGCCACGCCGGCGGTGGTGAGACCGACCGCGGCGACGACCAGGGTCGAGACCGGAACCCAGTTGTTGCGGAGATCGCGCAGCGAGGTGTCGTAGGCGGCATCCAGCAGCACCGGTGCGACAAAAAGGGCCAACGCCAGGTCGGGCTCCAGCGTCCATGACGGGCTCGACGGCACCAAGGCGATCAGCGCGCCGCCGATGGCGAGAAAGGTCGGGTAAGGGACCTTGATCCGCCGCGCCAGCGCCGATAATGCAACGGCGCCGAGCAGCAGTGCGATGACCCATTCGAATGTCGACACGGCGAAGCCCTGAGAGAGTTTGAGCGGTGCTACAGGCTAGCATCAATCCGGCCGTATAATGGACAATATGGCGACAAGGCGAGACATTCCGATCACGACGGCGCTGCGTATCTCCGCTCTGATACGATGGTGCGGC is from Bradyrhizobium sp. ISRA430 and encodes:
- a CDS encoding sodium:proton antiporter, which translates into the protein MSTFEWVIALLLGAVALSALARRIKVPYPTFLAIGGALIALVPSSPSWTLEPDLALALFVAPVLLDAAYDTSLRDLRNNWVPVSTLVVAAVGLTTAGVAFVAHRLMPDMPWAAAVALGAIVAPPDAAAAVAILSQVKLPYRMVKVLEGESLLNDASALLIYRIAVGAVAMEHLKWSEVTPIIALALIGSVAAGYLAARIIPLFLERVTEAPSAIIVQFATTFLIWIAAEHLGLSGILTIVVYAITIARTAPARMPARLRVPSYAVWDTAVFVLNVLAFMLIGMQMRPIWSRLDQDVRWEYCVAAAWILLTVILVRLAWVMFYGATLRALIAHGIYCPKDPKAVASPKGGLVISWCGMRGLVTLATAFALPESFPYRDFIVFIAFAVVLGSLLVQGLTLRPLILAFGLKDDDPVGQEVARARAIAYRAALDAIEDDPSEEAEILRLEYSAILMQADNDPDGGIADGRLPADPLRLRAIEAARKSIFDLRATEVIGDDAFHRIEEELDRAELSAGG